ATGAAGCTTTTGTGCAATTTCGTCTTGTCAACCAAAGCCACATATTTATCAATCACCTGTTGTTTTTCTAATTTCTTAATGCGTTCAAAAACTGCAGTTACGGACAGATCAAGTTCGCCTGCGAGTTGTTTCGTGGTTTTCTTGGAATCGTTCTGCAACAAAATGAGTAATTTTTTATCTTTTGAATCTAACATGCAATGAAATATTTTCGGTAAATGTTTTTATTATTCTTCAAATATAAAATTTAAATCTACAACTGCTTCATTTCATAGATTTATTTTCTAAAGTTCTGCGTTTATATTGTCTTTTAATTCCAAAATACTGAAGTTTATAAAAAAATAACTTTAATGGAAAACTTTAATGCAGCTAATAAGATTCAGGATCTGCAATACTTTGGAGAATTCGGAGGTGTAAATCCCTCAATTTCAGACTCATCAACCTACACTTTTCTGTCGGCTAAAACCATGTTCGATACGTTTGAAGGCAACACAGAAGGATGCTATTTATATTCCCGACACTCTTCCCCAAGCAATCTTTATTTAGGTGAAGCGCTGGCTCAGATGGAAGGAACGGAAAGTGCAAATGTAACGGCATCCGGGATGGGAGCCATCACTTCTACCCTTCTGCAGCTTTGTAAAACTGGCGATCATATTATTTCCAGCCGTACGATTTATGGTGGAACCTATGCTTTTATGAAAAATTTTCTGCCAGGTTTTCAGATCAAAACTTCTTTCGTAGACATTACCGATCTGGAAGTGGTTGAAAAAGCCATTAATGAAAATACAAAAGTTCTGTTTTGTGAAACTGTAAGCAATCCACTTTTAGAAGTTGCTGATTTACGCGGATTGGCGGCAATTGCAAAAAAACACAATTTGAAACTGATCGTGGACAACACTTTTTCACCGCTGTCGATTGCACCACAAACTTTAGGAACCGACATTACCATTCACAGTTTAACGAAATTCATAAACGGAAGCAGTGATGCCGTTGGCGGTGTTGTTTGTGCGTCTTCTCAATTTATTAACGATTTGAAAGATGTAAATTCCGGAGCCTGTATGTTGCTGGGACCAACCATGGACAGTTTGCGCGCCGCAAGTATTCTTAAAAATCTACGCACGCTTCATATCAGAATGAAGAAACACAGCGAAAATGCACAATATCTTGCCGAACAGTTTGAAAAAGATGGACTGAAAGTAAAATATCCCGGCTTGAAAAGTCATAAGCAACACGAGCTTTATAAAAGCATGATGAGTCCCGAATATGGTTTTGGTGGCTTGTTGACCTTGGATGTAGAAACTGTAGAAAAAGCCAATGAATTACTGGAATTAATGCAAAAGGAAAACTTAGGTTATCTGGCAGTGAGTTTAGGTTTCTATAAGACTTTATTCTCCTGTTCTGGCAGTTCTACCTCTTCTGAAATCCCGGAAGATGAGCAAAAAGAAATGGGACTTTCACAAGGCTTAATCCGCATGTCAATAGGTTTAGACCACGATATTAAAAGAACGTACGAAGAAATGAAATGGTGCATGCAGCAGGTAGGAATTTTATAAATTCTTAATTAAATAATTGATTTAAAAAGACTTCAACTCGAAGTCTTTTTTTAATTTTACCTCATGAAAAAACTGCTGTATCTTTTTTTACTTCTCCATTTTAGCTTTGGCAATTCTCAGGAAAAAAAATCAACCGCCGCTGAAAATGTAAAAATTATTTCAGAAAAGTTTGAAATGCCTCAACTTCAAACCACGCGGAGAATCTGGATCTATCTTCCACCCGATTATGATCAGTCCCGAAAAAAATATCCCGTAATCTATCTGCAGGATGGTCAAAATCTCTTTGATGATAAAACTTCCTATGCCGGGGAATGGCAAATCGACGAAACTTTAAACCAACTTTTTAAGGAAGAAGAAGGAAGTGCTATCGTCGTAGGTATAGATAATGGCGGCGAAAAAAGAATAGAAGAACTGTCTCCATTTAAAAATGAAAAATATGGCGGTGGAAAAGGGGAACTTTACATGAAATTTATTGTAGAAACGCTGAAACCCTACATCGATAAAAATTACCGAACCAAAAGCACCAGAAAAAACACCACGTTGGGCGGCAGTTCTCTGGGAGGTTTAATCTCTGTTTATGGCGCTGTTGAATATCCGAAAACGTTCGGGAATATTTTAGCCTTCAGTCCCGCTTTCTGGTTCAATTCAAAAGAACTTAATGACTTCATCTCTTCGAAAAACTCAAATTTAAAAAACCAGAAATATTATTTTATTCAAGGCAAACACGAAGACGAAGGAATGGATAAGGAAACCTTGAAAGTCATCGCAAATCTTAAACTTAAAAAAGTAAAGTCTAAGAACATTTTTTTTAAAGAAGATGAAACAGGGAAACACAACGAACTCTTTTGGAGACGGGTTTTCCCGGCCGCTTTCCTCTGGGTGGATCTTTAATTATTTGTCGAAGTGATTGGGATGTACTTTACTGATTGCTTTCACGGTTCCCAAAACTTTGTCTTTTAAAGAATCCTGAAAAGCTTCCAGTTTTTGTGAAACTTCGTCATCGCAACTTCCTAATATTTTTGCCGCTAAAATCCCTGCATTCATTGCACCGTTTAAAGCAACCGTTGCCACGGGAATTCCGGACGGCATCTGTAAAATTGACAAGACAGAATCCCAACCATCAATTGAGTTGGAAGATAAAATCGGAACACCGATGACGGGTAACGTGGTACAACTCGCGACCATTCCCGGCAAATGGGCAGCGCCTCCTGCGCCGGCGATGATTACTTTAATACCACGGGATTTTGCAGTTTTTGCATAATCAAACATTCGTTCCGGTGTGCGGTGTGCGGACACCACCGTTAATTCATAAGGAATATTCAATGATTTAAGAAAATCAACTGCCTGTTCCATCACTGTCAAATCGCTTTGACTTCCCATTATTATTCCGACCATTTTGCGTGTAAATTTTAAGGTTTAAAGTTAAGAAAATTTAGAAGTTCTAGGAATGGATATTTAATAAACCTGCAAATTGGATGATTTTGATAATTCTTCTGCAGATTTTAAAAATGACAGCTATTAATTTTGAGAATAATTACAGCCAAATTTGATAATACAATTAAGAATTTGCAATCGAATTTGCTACAAAAACTCCCGTGGAGAAACACGCTTGCAGAAGATATCCACCTGTTGGTGCTTCCCAGTCGATCATTTCCCCCGCGCAGTAAACATTTGGAAAATCTCTCAATTCAAGTTGAGAATTTAAGGCCGAAAAAGCCACGCCTCCTGCCGTCGAAATCACCTCATCAATCGGTCGGAAACTTAAAACTTCAATCGGAAATTTCTTGATGGTTTTTGCTAAATTATCTAAATCCAGATAACTTTCTTTATCAAGCGTTTTTAAAAGATTGATTGCGGTTGTTGACAATTTTAAGTTTCTTTTCAGTACAGAACTTATTTTTGAACTTCCATTTAAATGTTCCCGAATTTCAGTTTCTGATAGGTTGGGTTTCAAGTCGATATTCAGCGTTAAAGGGAAATTATGTTTTCGTGTAAAACGATTAAGATAATAGATCGGACTTCCTTCAATCCCATATTTTGTAAAAACAATTTCTCCAGTTTTTTCCTCTTTATCAAAAGAAACTTTGATGTTCTTTAAATACTGACCTTGTAAATGATGAAATATCACATTCGTATTATAACCGGAATTCGCGGACTGCAAGGGGGTTATCTCAATATTTTTCTGAGCTAATATTTCTACCCACTTAGCATCTGAACCGGTTTTTTTCCAGGAGCCGCCGCCCATTGCCAAGATGAGTTTTGAATATTTAATAGAAATCGTTTGATCATTATTCTTTAAATAAACGGTCGTATCATCAAAGTTAATAAAGGTATGTTCGTAATGAAAGACCACTCCGAGTTTTTCCATCATCTCCAGCCAGGCCTTTAAAACCTGAATAGGCTTGAAATTTTTAGTGGGAAAGATCTTTCCGGAACTTCCGACGTAAGTTGTTATTCCTAAATCCAAAAGCCACTGAATCACTTTTTGATTATCGAAACTTTTTACAATTTGCTGAATTTCTTTTGCTTCATATTTTTGAATAAAATGATCCAATTCTTCACTGTGCGTCAAATTAAATCCACCATTTCCCGCCACCAAAAATTTTCTCGCTGCTGCTTTATTTTGTTCATATACGTGAACTTTAAATCCTTTTTCGGCTAAAATTTGCGCGGCCATTAATCCTGCAGGACCAGCACCGATAATGATAATTTGATCGTCTTCCATTATGATTTAAAAATTCACATTGTCTCTTCCGATAAGTTTACGGGTGTTATTTCTACCAATTCTGATAAGGCTTCAGAACTAAGTTTGAATTGTAATACTTTTCCTCTCCGGTTACTTCTTCCCCAATCCAGTCTGGAATATTGAAGGTTTCGTCCTCATTTTGCAACTCGATTTCTGCAACTATTAAACCTTTATTATCTCCCAAGAATTCATCAATTTCCCAAAGATGATTGCCGATTGAAATCTTATATCTGATTTTGGAAAGTTCTGCAACCGCAAATTGATCCAGCAATTCTTTGGCTTCCTGCAACGGAATTTCATATTCATATTCCGCTCTGGAAGCTCCCACGGAAATTCCCTTGATGGTTAAAAATCCTTTGTCACTTGTTTGACGAACGCGAATAGTTTTTGTCGGATCGGTCAATAAATATCCCTGGCGATAAAACTCGCCCAAAGGTTTTTCAACTTCCTCCCATTTTTCGCGGTTGAGCAAAAATTTTCGTTCTATTTCTATTGCCATCCCTATAAATTTATCATTATTAATCGTACCTATTAAAAAACCCTGTCAAACTTTATCACTTTTTAAGAATTAAAATTAAGGTTGAGAATTTATTGTGATAGGTTTCTAAAATATGAAATTAACACCAAAATTAAATGTTCTTTTGGCCGCAGGATTGTAAAAGCGGTTACCAAAAGCATTGATGTCGTAACCCAAAACATATTCCGTGTTGTATAGATTCTGAATTTGAAATAACATATTTACTTGCGTCTTATCAAAAAGCAGCGGATAACGAAATTGAATATTTCCGACAAAACTCGCATCTGACCAAACCGAATTTGCGTCGTTCAAAGGAATTCTGGACGTATAATAATGAGAATAATCAACTCCCAATTTTTTAAAAAACATAAAATTCAATAAACTATTAATCGTGGTTGCGGGAACTCCTGTTAAATCATTTCTGGAAAAACTGACGTCGTTTTGCCGACAATTTTCAAATTTGAAATTGTAAAAACTCCCGGAAAATCTAAACTTCACACCATTTAATACCGGATTATTAATTTTAAAATTTTTAGATTCCAAAAGCACTTCTGCTCCTTTCTGTACGGTATTTCCCTGATTCACAAAATACTCTTCTCCATTTTCATTCTGTCGTCTGACAATGGCATCTTTCATGCGGAAATCAAAATAAGTGTCTCCAGAAAGAAGAGATTTGCAAACTGTTTTCGAAGACCTATTTCTTTGTTCCAGCCATATTCCGGAATAAGCTCTTTATTAATTTTCTGATTTGAAGAACGGATTTCTTCATTTGTGGGCGAAGAATTTCCTTTACCAATTTTGCCTCTCACCGAAAAATCTTTCGTTAACATGTAGGTAACTCCAAAGTTCGGCAGCACCTGCTTTTTAAATTTCACCTTTCCGTTTTCAATATTTGGATAAATATTTTCCCAATCGTAAGAATTTGAATTTAAACTGACTGAAATATCACTGAATAATTTATCACTAAATTTCAGTTTCTGGGACAAAAAATAAAATCCTGAATTATTTTTAAGTTGGTCAAAATTCTGCGGATCTCCCTCAATTCCTCTATTGTTATCATAGTTTTTAATTAAAATAGAATTGGTTCCTCCTTCATAACCCGCTCTCCATTCCAGACTCAATTTATTCCAGTTTTTCTGATAATTCAAATGGGTTCGCAGCGCAAAATTACTTTCAAAGCGATTCTCGAAATTAGTAATAAAGGGATTTTCAAAATCCACATATGATCCCTGCACTAAAATAAATTGCGACAAGTTGGGAGTGATCTTAAACTCGTGCGAAAGTCCGCCTAAAATCATTTTATTCCGAATTCCGGCATGTTGTTCTTTTGCGCCGGGCAAAGTCTTTGTTGGAAGTCGCGCTTGCTTTCTATTCATCTGCATTTGTTCCAAACTTAAACCGCCAGGCGTTTGATAATATAAATCTGATACAAGGAGCAGGGCTTTTAATTCTGCGTTTTCACGATATTGAAAAAGATCTTTTATGAAAAGCTGCTTTCGTTGTACGGCAGACTGCTCACGATAGGAATCAGTTTGGTAATAATTCTGAAAAACCTGAAGAAAATGTTTTTTAAACTGCTTTGAAAAATCGATACTTTGGTTAAAGGTTCCATAACTCCCAACCGAAATATTGCCTGATAAATGATCTGCGGTCCGGGTTTTTAACAGAAGTGTCCCACCCGTTACAGCACCAAAATCGCCACTTTCGGGACCTTTGTAAATTTCAATTCGATGAATTAATTCGGGTGAAATACTGTTCAAATAAGTATTTCCGGAAGCGTCGGATAAAATAAAATCATCCAGATAAACTTTGATATTTCTGACCCCAAAGGGCGAACGCAGAGAACTTCCACGTATGGACAGACGGTAACTTCCCGGTGAGCGTTCTTCCATTCTACTGCCGGCATTTTGATTGATCGCCTCCAGAAGTCTTTCAGGATTATTTAAACGTAAAAGATGATCTGAAATAACGGAAACCGATTTTGTAGAGCCGATATACGAACTTGGCTTTTTGTACGCCTCGATTTTAACTTCAGAAATAAGCGTCGCCGAATCCTGTTCCTGCGCAAAAACAGAGAACGAAGTTATCGAGAAAAGCAAAAGATAAAATTTCATCGTCCCATTTTAATTAATCAAATTTTATCAATTATAACAAATCAACCTATTTTGGGTCGTATTCTGAAATCACTCTTACCATCGATTTTATGGCAACCAACTGTTCCAAAAGTTCTTCTCTTGAATCCGCCAAAACATTGATGTGACCCATTTTTCGTCCTGGTTTCGTATCACCTTTTCCGTAAAGATGAACGTAAGTATTTGGTAGTTTAAGAACGTCTTCTATACCTTCATACTTTACTTTTCCTGTATAATTTGCTTCCCCTACCAAATTCAACATTCCGGAAAATCCATGGTCAGAAGTGTTGGCGAGTGGTAGATTTTTTAAAACCCTGTAAAACTGCTCGAACTGAGAATTGGCATTTCCCTCCTGCGATTGATGGCCTGAATTGTGTAAGCGTGGTGCGGTTTCATTCACCCAAATTTTACCCTCTCTATCCAAAAATAATTCAATTGCAAATAAACCTTCAGACTTGGCCGCTTTCATAAATTTTTCAGCAATGATTTGAATTTGATTTTGAACGTCTTCCGAAATTTGAGCCGGACAAATATTAAAATCTAGAAGATTCAATTTCGGATCCGCAATCATTTCTGTGACGGGAAACGTTTTAATTTCTCCACTTTCATTCTTCGCGATAATTATAGAAAGTTCTTTATCAATATCGACGAGATTTTCCAGGACGGAAGGTTCGTCCCACATTTTATTCAGATCACTTTCATTTTTAATGACCTGGACGCCTTTTCCGTCGTAACCGCCTGTATTAAGTTTTTGAACAAACGGAAATGGTATTTTGATTTCCTCTTCTTTAGATAAAATAACCTGAAAAGCCGGACTCGGAATGTCGTTTTGCTCATAGAATTGCTTCTGCAAAATTTTCTGCTGAATTATCTTAATGATATTTGAATTAGGAATCACTTTTACACCCTGTTTTTCAAGCACTTCCAAGCCTTCTACACTCACATGCTCAATTTCGATGGAGACGACATCCTTATCTTTTCCGAAATTCACGACCTCGTCTTTTTGATTAAAATCTCCTTGTGTAAAGTGCGAAATATGAGCACAGGAGCAATCTGCATTGGGGTCAAGTGTGTAAAATTCGTCGTCATATTTTAACGCTTCCTGAATTAACATGCGCCCAAGTTGCCCACCTCCTAAAATTCCTATTTTCATTTTTTATTTTAATTTGCTGAGTTTCAAATAACCGATATGAGTAAAATTCTCTTGATTTGTTGCTTCTGTTTTTTCCAGAATAATGGAATACTTATCCCGCATTTCGAGGGGTAAAATATCGTTCACTTTAAAAATATCATCAATATCAACCCCGTATTTATCATCAATATGACTCACGGCATCTGTAAAACCCATGGTTTTATAGAATTCCGTTTTCTTGACTCTTTTCGTGATTTCCGACAGTGATTTGCCGACCATCAAATATTGCTGATGCAGTTCCTCAAACTTTCCGTGTTCGTAACCGCCAAGATTGATGAAGAAAAGATGATTTTCGGAAAGCTCTGCCGTTTTTTCTACGATCTTTATTTCAAAGCCGTCTACAAATTTCACTTCCTGATAACAGTCGATATGGATTTTCCCTTTGGCTTCGGGCCAAAACTTTTTTATTGCGGGAACGAGCGATTTCATGCTTTCACCAATACCGAAAAACACATCATGCTGTTCAATATTTCTGCCTGCAGGTATGGCTCCGAGAATGGTGTAAAATAATTTCATCTTCTGGAAAAAACAAAAATACGTTTTAAATAAATTCTATAAAATTTTAATGTTCTCTTTTTTAACAAAATAAATTTTTCTTAAAAGGCATAAAATCCTTAAATTTGTGAAATGTCGGAAATATTAATTCTGTTCTTCGGAGCCGTGTCTGCTGGATTATTGGGATCCTTAACCGGATTGGGCGGCGGTGTTGTCATCATTCCTTTATTAACTCTTGGCTTCGGTGTTCCTATGCATTATGCAATTGGAGCTTCGTTAATTTCAGTCATCGGAACCTCATCCGGGGCTGCCGCTGCATTTGTGAAAGAAGGATTTACGAATGTCCGGATCGGAATGTTTTTAGAAATTGCCACGACGACCGGGGCAATTGGAGGCGCTTTAATTTCGGGAATGCTGAATGCGAATACGATCGGAATTATCTTCGCCAGCATTTTGATTCTGACCGTTATTCTTAATCTCAGAAAAAAACCAGATCATCAAGAACCTTTAATAGAAGGAAGTTTAGAACATAAACTTCAACTGTACGGCACTTTTCCCGACAAAGGAGTAATTAAATCCTACGCCGCGAGAAATACCATTTCCGGATTTTTTATGATGGCTTTTGCCGGAGTGATGTCGGGACTTTTAGGGATTGGATCCGGTGCATTAAAGGTTTTAGCCATGGATAATTTAATGAAACTGCCTTTTAAAGTTTCTACCACAACCAGTAATTTCATGATCGGAGTGACTGCAGTTGCGAGTTCTCTTATCTACTTTCAAAGGGGTGAAATTATTCCCGTTATTGTAGCTCCGGTTTTGATCGGTGTGGTTTTGGGAAGTTATATCGGCTCGAAAACCCTTATGGTTTCTCAAACTAAAAAGCTGAAAATTGTTTTTGCAGTGGTCGTGTCCATTCTTTCGATTTATATGATGTATAACGGTCTTAACCATAATTTTAAATAATGAAAAGACATTTTACAGATCTGGATCTTAACCGTTCCGTCGGAAATCTTCTTCGGTTAGGCGTCATCATTTCGGTTGTCACTTC
This DNA window, taken from Kaistella carnis, encodes the following:
- a CDS encoding aminotransferase class I/II-fold pyridoxal phosphate-dependent enzyme — translated: MENFNAANKIQDLQYFGEFGGVNPSISDSSTYTFLSAKTMFDTFEGNTEGCYLYSRHSSPSNLYLGEALAQMEGTESANVTASGMGAITSTLLQLCKTGDHIISSRTIYGGTYAFMKNFLPGFQIKTSFVDITDLEVVEKAINENTKVLFCETVSNPLLEVADLRGLAAIAKKHNLKLIVDNTFSPLSIAPQTLGTDITIHSLTKFINGSSDAVGGVVCASSQFINDLKDVNSGACMLLGPTMDSLRAASILKNLRTLHIRMKKHSENAQYLAEQFEKDGLKVKYPGLKSHKQHELYKSMMSPEYGFGGLLTLDVETVEKANELLELMQKENLGYLAVSLGFYKTLFSCSGSSTSSEIPEDEQKEMGLSQGLIRMSIGLDHDIKRTYEEMKWCMQQVGIL
- a CDS encoding alpha/beta hydrolase gives rise to the protein MKKLLYLFLLLHFSFGNSQEKKSTAAENVKIISEKFEMPQLQTTRRIWIYLPPDYDQSRKKYPVIYLQDGQNLFDDKTSYAGEWQIDETLNQLFKEEEGSAIVVGIDNGGEKRIEELSPFKNEKYGGGKGELYMKFIVETLKPYIDKNYRTKSTRKNTTLGGSSLGGLISVYGAVEYPKTFGNILAFSPAFWFNSKELNDFISSKNSNLKNQKYYFIQGKHEDEGMDKETLKVIANLKLKKVKSKNIFFKEDETGKHNELFWRRVFPAAFLWVDL
- the purE gene encoding 5-(carboxyamino)imidazole ribonucleotide mutase, yielding MVGIIMGSQSDLTVMEQAVDFLKSLNIPYELTVVSAHRTPERMFDYAKTAKSRGIKVIIAGAGGAAHLPGMVASCTTLPVIGVPILSSNSIDGWDSVLSILQMPSGIPVATVALNGAMNAGILAAKILGSCDDEVSQKLEAFQDSLKDKVLGTVKAISKVHPNHFDK
- a CDS encoding BaiN/RdsA family NAD(P)/FAD-dependent oxidoreductase, with product MEDDQIIIIGAGPAGLMAAQILAEKGFKVHVYEQNKAAARKFLVAGNGGFNLTHSEELDHFIQKYEAKEIQQIVKSFDNQKVIQWLLDLGITTYVGSSGKIFPTKNFKPIQVLKAWLEMMEKLGVVFHYEHTFINFDDTTVYLKNNDQTISIKYSKLILAMGGGSWKKTGSDAKWVEILAQKNIEITPLQSANSGYNTNVIFHHLQGQYLKNIKVSFDKEEKTGEIVFTKYGIEGSPIYYLNRFTRKHNFPLTLNIDLKPNLSETEIREHLNGSSKISSVLKRNLKLSTTAINLLKTLDKESYLDLDNLAKTIKKFPIEVLSFRPIDEVISTAGGVAFSALNSQLELRDFPNVYCAGEMIDWEAPTGGYLLQACFSTGVFVANSIANS
- a CDS encoding CYTH domain-containing protein; amino-acid sequence: MAIEIERKFLLNREKWEEVEKPLGEFYRQGYLLTDPTKTIRVRQTSDKGFLTIKGISVGASRAEYEYEIPLQEAKELLDQFAVAELSKIRYKISIGNHLWEIDEFLGDNKGLIVAEIELQNEDETFNIPDWIGEEVTGEEKYYNSNLVLKPYQNW
- a CDS encoding TonB-dependent receptor; amino-acid sequence: MKDAIVRRQNENGEEYFVNQGNTVQKGAEVLLESKNFKINNPVLNGVKFRFSGSFYNFKFENCRQNDVSFSRNDLTGVPATTINSLLNFMFFKKLGVDYSHYYTSRIPLNDANSVWSDASFVGNIQFRYPLLFDKTQVNMLFQIQNLYNTEYVLGYDINAFGNRFYNPAAKRTFNFGVNFIF
- a CDS encoding TonB-dependent receptor, with translation MKFYLLLFSITSFSVFAQEQDSATLISEVKIEAYKKPSSYIGSTKSVSVISDHLLRLNNPERLLEAINQNAGSRMEERSPGSYRLSIRGSSLRSPFGVRNIKVYLDDFILSDASGNTYLNSISPELIHRIEIYKGPESGDFGAVTGGTLLLKTRTADHLSGNISVGSYGTFNQSIDFSKQFKKHFLQVFQNYYQTDSYREQSAVQRKQLFIKDLFQYRENAELKALLLVSDLYYQTPGGLSLEQMQMNRKQARLPTKTLPGAKEQHAGIRNKMILGGLSHEFKITPNLSQFILVQGSYVDFENPFITNFENRFESNFALRTHLNYQKNWNKLSLEWRAGYEGGTNSILIKNYDNNRGIEGDPQNFDQLKNNSGFYFLSQKLKFSDKLFSDISVSLNSNSYDWENIYPNIENGKVKFKKQVLPNFGVTYMLTKDFSVRGKIGKGNSSPTNEEIRSSNQKINKELIPEYGWNKEIGLRKQFANLFFLETLILISA
- a CDS encoding 5-(carboxyamino)imidazole ribonucleotide synthase yields the protein MKIGILGGGQLGRMLIQEALKYDDEFYTLDPNADCSCAHISHFTQGDFNQKDEVVNFGKDKDVVSIEIEHVSVEGLEVLEKQGVKVIPNSNIIKIIQQKILQKQFYEQNDIPSPAFQVILSKEEEIKIPFPFVQKLNTGGYDGKGVQVIKNESDLNKMWDEPSVLENLVDIDKELSIIIAKNESGEIKTFPVTEMIADPKLNLLDFNICPAQISEDVQNQIQIIAEKFMKAAKSEGLFAIELFLDREGKIWVNETAPRLHNSGHQSQEGNANSQFEQFYRVLKNLPLANTSDHGFSGMLNLVGEANYTGKVKYEGIEDVLKLPNTYVHLYGKGDTKPGRKMGHINVLADSREELLEQLVAIKSMVRVISEYDPK
- a CDS encoding DUF1543 domain-containing protein, yielding MKLFYTILGAIPAGRNIEQHDVFFGIGESMKSLVPAIKKFWPEAKGKIHIDCYQEVKFVDGFEIKIVEKTAELSENHLFFINLGGYEHGKFEELHQQYLMVGKSLSEITKRVKKTEFYKTMGFTDAVSHIDDKYGVDIDDIFKVNDILPLEMRDKYSIILEKTEATNQENFTHIGYLKLSKLK
- a CDS encoding sulfite exporter TauE/SafE family protein, producing MSEILILFFGAVSAGLLGSLTGLGGGVVIIPLLTLGFGVPMHYAIGASLISVIGTSSGAAAAFVKEGFTNVRIGMFLEIATTTGAIGGALISGMLNANTIGIIFASILILTVILNLRKKPDHQEPLIEGSLEHKLQLYGTFPDKGVIKSYAARNTISGFFMMAFAGVMSGLLGIGSGALKVLAMDNLMKLPFKVSTTTSNFMIGVTAVASSLIYFQRGEIIPVIVAPVLIGVVLGSYIGSKTLMVSQTKKLKIVFAVVVSILSIYMMYNGLNHNFK